The Methanobacterium sp. Maddingley MBC34 genome has a window encoding:
- a CDS encoding putative protein of DIM6/NTAB family (PFAM: Flavin reductase like domain), which translates to MEKTNLGKNSFIYPMPVTLLGTKHGETANFMALGWLSRANGNPPLLVAGVNKAHLTSQLLNENKAFSINYPTKDMIKEVDYCGMISGRKEDKSQLFTIEYGEMEDLPLIKECPLSLECKLVDVYEMPTHNLFIGEIIASYADEKILTDGKPDMSKLNLLLLTMPDNNYWTVKEKVGKAWNIGRELKK; encoded by the coding sequence ATGGAAAAAACAAACCTGGGTAAAAACTCATTCATTTACCCCATGCCAGTAACACTTCTGGGCACTAAACATGGGGAAACAGCTAATTTCATGGCATTAGGATGGTTAAGCAGGGCTAATGGAAATCCCCCTCTCCTGGTTGCAGGGGTAAACAAAGCCCATCTCACTAGTCAGCTTTTAAATGAAAATAAGGCATTCAGCATTAACTATCCTACAAAAGATATGATTAAGGAAGTTGATTATTGTGGGATGATATCTGGACGAAAAGAAGACAAATCTCAGCTTTTCACAATTGAATACGGTGAAATGGAAGACTTACCGTTGATAAAGGAGTGCCCACTCTCTCTGGAATGTAAACTGGTTGATGTTTATGAAATGCCAACCCATAATCTGTTTATAGGGGAAATAATTGCTTCTTATGCTGATGAAAAGATCTTAACTGATGGAAAACCTGATATGAGCAAACTCAACCTTTTACTTCTCACCATGCCTGATAATAACTACTGGACTGTGAAAGAAAAGGTGGGTAAAGCCTGGAACATTGGACGAGAGTTAAAAAAATAA
- a CDS encoding phosphoribosyl-ATP pyrophosphatase (PFAM: Phosphoribosyl-ATP pyrophosphohydrolase~TIGRFAM: phosphoribosyl-ATP pyrophosphohydrolase): MNDKIIREVYQVLENRRDHPIDSYTSRIMQDDDKKAEDKILEKVGEEAAEVIIAAKNDENLVYESADLIFHTLLLLVYKGVDLDDLYQEFERRRG; encoded by the coding sequence ATGAATGATAAAATCATCAGGGAAGTCTACCAGGTCCTGGAGAATAGGAGGGACCACCCAATCGACTCCTACACTTCCCGTATCATGCAGGATGATGATAAAAAAGCCGAAGATAAGATCCTGGAAAAGGTAGGTGAAGAGGCTGCAGAGGTTATCATCGCCGCTAAAAATGATGAAAACCTGGTCTATGAATCTGCAGATCTTATATTTCACACTCTCCTGCTCTTGGTTTATAAAGGAGTGGACCTGGATGATTTGTATCAAGAATTTGAGAGAAGAAGGGGTTAA
- a CDS encoding biotin synthase-like enzyme (PFAM: Radical SAM superfamily), with the protein MNLIQKIKDKKILELLQEANQITLAEHGNQITLERAIFLSWWCDKGDCSFCYMSSQKPLIRDPKKARRRVEAILAEAEMVRRMGWNIEFLSGGYGAFTTPEIRSIATEIHKITGNPVWLNVGITSELDAYGDEVTGVTGAVEVANPELHRKICPSKPLEDIAGMLTEAGDLGFKKAITIILGLGETPEDLQYLFEMIEDLQIDRIIFYSLNPHPDTPYADTPQPASLYYAGVVAATRIQFPQLEIITGTWVDNLANIGPLILAGSNGITKFPLFKMFGTRYGRRVEEEVHWAGRKLEGTFTDHACLDGESPRSELEPFLKRYIKSCLNNKTEYKV; encoded by the coding sequence ATGAACCTCATCCAGAAAATAAAAGACAAAAAAATCCTGGAACTCCTCCAGGAGGCCAACCAGATCACCCTCGCTGAACACGGCAACCAGATCACCCTGGAAAGGGCTATTTTCCTCTCATGGTGGTGTGATAAGGGTGACTGCAGCTTCTGTTATATGTCCTCCCAGAAACCCCTTATCCGGGACCCTAAAAAAGCCAGAAGAAGGGTTGAAGCCATCCTTGCTGAGGCAGAAATGGTGCGCAGGATGGGATGGAACATTGAATTCCTTTCCGGAGGTTATGGGGCATTCACCACTCCTGAAATCAGGAGCATTGCCACTGAGATCCATAAGATTACTGGTAACCCGGTGTGGCTCAACGTGGGAATAACCAGTGAACTTGATGCCTACGGTGATGAAGTTACAGGGGTAACCGGGGCAGTGGAGGTGGCTAACCCGGAACTCCATCGGAAGATATGTCCCAGCAAACCCCTGGAAGACATAGCTGGTATGCTCACCGAGGCAGGGGACCTTGGATTTAAAAAGGCCATAACCATCATACTGGGGCTGGGTGAGACACCCGAAGACCTGCAGTACCTGTTTGAAATGATTGAGGATCTCCAGATTGACCGCATCATCTTCTATTCACTAAACCCTCACCCAGACACACCATATGCTGACACCCCCCAACCAGCATCACTGTACTATGCAGGGGTGGTGGCTGCCACCAGGATACAGTTCCCCCAACTGGAGATCATCACCGGAACCTGGGTGGACAACCTGGCCAACATCGGACCACTCATACTGGCTGGATCCAATGGAATCACCAAATTCCCTTTATTTAAGATGTTCGGCACCCGTTACGGCAGAAGAGTTGAGGAAGAAGTCCACTGGGCAGGTAGGAAATTGGAGGGAACCTTTACTGATCATGCCTGTCTGGATGGTGAAAGTCCCAGGAGTGAACTGGAGCCCTTCCTAAAAAGATATATCAAAAGTTGTCTCAATAATAAAACTGAGTATAAGGTTTAA
- a CDS encoding putative transcriptional regulator, C-terminal CBS domain containing protein (PFAM: Calsequestrin; CBS domain; ParB-like nuclease domain) has protein sequence MTTSTLVKDYMTREVITVTPETPNAEVIQLMKQTGHDGFPVKTNGEVIGMVTAFDLLLKPWVHEVKDIMSTDVVVADQSMSLNDAARVLFRMGISRMPVISDDGALVGIITNTDIVRSHIERSTPMKVRYFKKTLEQLYNIRTRLVHEKVPIDGLRPTQNRVYADELQGRTYELKRGLAEPTIVVKTGNRFVLVDGHHRTVASRKLGYKEIDSYVIKLDQDIKMGMEKTADKEGIFSLDDIEIIDDAQHPLIAITGPLRKDDKEIKK, from the coding sequence ATGACCACGTCCACTCTGGTTAAAGATTACATGACCCGGGAGGTTATAACTGTCACCCCGGAAACACCCAATGCCGAGGTAATCCAGCTCATGAAACAGACCGGGCACGATGGATTCCCAGTTAAAACCAATGGCGAAGTCATTGGGATGGTAACCGCCTTTGACCTCCTCCTGAAACCATGGGTCCATGAGGTTAAGGATATCATGTCCACCGATGTGGTGGTGGCAGACCAGTCCATGTCCCTCAATGATGCTGCTCGGGTACTATTCCGTATGGGAATCTCCCGAATGCCAGTTATCAGTGACGACGGTGCCCTGGTGGGAATTATCACCAACACGGATATTGTACGCTCGCATATTGAGCGTTCCACTCCCATGAAAGTGAGGTACTTTAAGAAAACCCTGGAACAGTTGTATAATATCAGAACACGACTGGTTCATGAAAAAGTGCCCATTGATGGTTTAAGACCCACTCAGAACCGTGTCTATGCTGATGAACTTCAAGGACGTACCTATGAACTTAAAAGGGGACTGGCAGAGCCAACTATCGTGGTAAAAACAGGTAATCGTTTTGTTCTGGTGGATGGCCATCACCGGACTGTTGCTTCCCGTAAACTGGGATACAAGGAAATAGACTCCTACGTTATAAAACTGGATCAGGATATAAAGATGGGAATGGAGAAAACCGCGGATAAAGAAGGTATTTTCTCCTTAGATGATATAGAGATCATTGATGATGCCCAGCACCCCCTCATAGCCATAACCGGCCCATTGAGGAAGGATGATAAGGAGATTAAAAAATGA
- a CDS encoding hypothetical protein (PFAM: Protein of unknown function (DUF504)) produces MAKRILDMLRWHPEMKMEYCRVTYLHRGSEGNLKTIPATDIQTLEGGFMIMVDGAMIPYHRIVKIECDNKPIWKKSPKKGGFR; encoded by the coding sequence ATGGCCAAGCGAATCCTGGACATGCTTAGATGGCACCCGGAAATGAAGATGGAATATTGCAGGGTTACCTATTTACATCGGGGGAGTGAGGGTAACCTTAAAACCATCCCAGCCACAGATATTCAAACTTTAGAAGGAGGATTTATGATTATGGTTGATGGAGCTATGATTCCCTATCATCGTATAGTTAAAATAGAATGTGATAACAAACCAATCTGGAAGAAAAGTCCTAAAAAGGGAGGTTTCAGATGA
- a CDS encoding glutamyl-tRNA(Gln) and/or aspartyl-tRNA(Asn) amidotransferase, B subunit (PFAM: GatB/GatE catalytic domain; GatB domain~TIGRFAM: aspartyl/glutamyl-tRNA(Asn/Gln) amidotransferase, B subunit): MMCGLEIHVQLETESKLFCTCHTNYQEAAPNTNVCYVCLNQPGAKPYPPNQSALDGAVMIALMLGCKISPEVTYFMRKHYDYPDLSSGYQRTSIPIGYEGDLNGVRIREVHLEEDPGQYKPDMGIVDFNRSGIPLIEIVTEPDMTSPEEARKFLRELIRVLEYSGSARGEGTMRADVNISMEGGKRAEIKNVNSIKGAYKALQFEMVRQKNLIKRGIEIKQETRAFMESQMITVPMRLKEEAEDYRYIPDPDLPPMIAEEEKVELIREEMPEPAHIKTERFVEEYGIKKDHAQVITSELELADAFEDVSKEVDPKFAALWMRDELKRVLYYNKLNYRESEITTAQLVELLLMLQDKKITTKAGQRIIEQLPNNPKMPGLIAEEMGLVGVVEDDTVLSAVKQAIEENPEAVSDYFEGKSKALNFLVGQVMRLTRGKADPAKTNQMVVEELKSWE, from the coding sequence ATGATGTGCGGATTGGAAATCCATGTTCAACTTGAAACAGAATCAAAACTGTTCTGCACCTGTCACACTAACTACCAGGAGGCAGCTCCCAATACCAACGTATGTTACGTCTGCTTAAACCAGCCGGGAGCCAAACCATACCCTCCAAACCAATCAGCTCTGGACGGGGCAGTTATGATAGCTTTGATGCTGGGCTGTAAGATCAGCCCAGAAGTAACCTATTTCATGCGTAAACACTACGACTATCCTGATCTTTCCTCAGGGTACCAGAGGACATCCATACCCATAGGATACGAGGGAGACTTAAACGGTGTGCGCATCAGAGAAGTGCACCTGGAAGAGGACCCTGGTCAGTACAAGCCAGATATGGGAATTGTTGATTTTAACCGATCTGGAATACCATTAATCGAGATCGTAACCGAACCAGACATGACATCCCCTGAGGAAGCCCGTAAATTTTTAAGAGAACTTATCAGGGTCTTAGAGTACAGTGGAAGTGCCCGTGGTGAGGGTACCATGCGTGCTGATGTGAACATCTCCATGGAGGGCGGTAAAAGAGCGGAGATCAAAAACGTGAACTCCATTAAAGGAGCTTACAAGGCCCTGCAGTTTGAAATGGTAAGGCAGAAAAACCTCATAAAGAGGGGTATTGAGATAAAACAGGAAACCCGTGCTTTTATGGAGTCACAGATGATCACCGTGCCCATGCGTCTTAAGGAAGAAGCAGAGGACTATCGTTACATACCCGACCCAGACCTTCCACCAATGATTGCCGAGGAAGAAAAAGTAGAGCTCATCCGGGAAGAAATGCCAGAACCAGCCCATATAAAAACAGAACGTTTCGTGGAGGAGTATGGCATTAAAAAGGACCATGCTCAGGTCATAACCTCAGAACTGGAACTGGCTGATGCCTTTGAAGATGTGTCTAAAGAAGTAGATCCCAAGTTCGCTGCACTGTGGATGAGGGATGAACTCAAACGAGTGCTTTACTACAACAAACTCAACTACCGGGAAAGTGAAATAACCACGGCCCAGCTGGTGGAGTTACTACTGATGTTGCAGGATAAGAAGATCACCACCAAAGCTGGTCAGAGGATCATTGAACAACTACCCAACAACCCTAAAATGCCAGGACTCATTGCCGAGGAAATGGGACTGGTGGGAGTGGTGGAAGATGACACCGTACTCTCAGCAGTGAAACAGGCCATAGAAGAAAATCCTGAAGCTGTTTCTGACTACTTTGAAGGTAAATCCAAGGCTTTAAACTTCCTGGTGGGTCAGGTAATGCGACTAACTCGTGGTAAAGCAGATCCGGCAAAGACCAACCAGATGGTTGTAGAAGAACTTAAATCATGGGAATAA